The following are from one region of the Qipengyuania flava genome:
- a CDS encoding beta strand repeat-containing protein — protein sequence MTRSHTRRTPLLLGGAGLALAAALAAPVETQAQAFNGNPFFVRGGGTVDRSVADLDTITITTATAVIDWTMFEDGFGNALTFLPNGRTAIFQDGPGQGGFAVLNRILPSTNGNVVVFDGTVISRLQDASGGFSSGGTVAFYSPSGILVGSNAVFDVGQLLLTTLDPNLDSFESYAFGGTLELTGTPGTTAGVTIRPGAQIIGTGENSYFAVAAPQILMQGDAYINGSTAYAAGERVNLSYDNGLFNIQIPVGTSVATPVNHTGSTGGPSSTGTGDNHVIYVVARAINDPVSMLLSGNLGFDTAVTAGVVNGEIILSAGYDVSGTFVSSSLVDENAVEESISIIGNTNLTSNVTASATGRFSTNSFNGPINFAGDLTVRASREIALIAQSAHDLSVGGIATLNSRGTIAANGDVTGGVVTLSARDGALLSIAGDLLADATPDQRDGAAFGGDISLLADNGTLSIGGFTRLSAQANNHFPSGELGDGLGGNILLRSQNSGAIDIGGYLIADASAFGNGLAGRRAQGGTVRLLTRTGGSIGVTGFANLFAQARGGTADGSEGVFDGGAGIGGLVEVFANTGTIDFGSDLLLSAQGTGGIGANGPGDFGGLGQGGQVFLRSIDGEINAFGGTTSLRASGFGREGGSGGDGVGGLAQILARGTGTIDLADVSMDSDGVGGLGLALDGVGGFGLGGEALIMTQDLGDIILAGNAFVSAGATGGDGASGGNATGGIAGIYAQFGSIVIDGSANVSSFARGGAASVGFGGTGGNALGGTSYIQADGSQDAAAIITIAGDASVNASSVGGRGGDGDGSTITAGRGGDGTGGTYQGTPGSGGAFLLAGRDNGTLSIGGFASAFSYGQGGAGGIGGLGQTGGDGGTGIGGSAQAGTFSGLGDGSLGNGQALFQSLGVSANGLGGSGGDGDAGLGNGGFGQGGFAAVIARDSLVDAVSISMNANGLGGFGATGGDALGGESRLQVLSGTLNADGIQGFAQGTGGSATSGNGGAGTGGTTRIDVDSDLSVAGSISLYASGRGGFSDSGAGGAGQGGITRLTARSGSNVQVDSFAFLQSDGAGGQGATGGEGRGGSALADIIEGSSANFGGLNLNTSGRGGFGSVVGGLGVGGDSRLLVRDANLSVTGNTIITSSGNGGDSFDQGDGGTGYGGRAQVVVDGADASIGGQLFVSASGSGGFTNSAFGGDGGDGFGGRSVVSVNGNGDRLGTLFVGDTLSVSSFGQGGQGGDGDGNGIAAGNGGSGSGGRGDLASLIEPSLGTGAFLTVNADYGQVTVSGSASVNSQGFGGRGGDAPNGFAGGNGGDGFGGDAIVGLTNPSAGGPLLGTLSFGSLNVGARGSGGFGGVGDDGRYTGDGGDGVGGYALVTSRGGSLSSDTVGVNSNGSGGFGSTGGMGMGGQAGMATSVGGTIDVGNYQAQAWGVGGQGQDGRGGDGTGGIAFLGFQDGTTTITGFARVQAIGVGGSSFEGDGGDGTGGTANISIFTGQPGIGSVAGEASISANGFAGAAQSATGTSGVGTGGLAYARAQAGGQMSFGELRITAGGITALAPDGTQAGTGVGGLAQVFSQTGGQISADFLEMNAEGGNTAGVFEILATGGNMEFGQIAARAPGAVSGGTSRVQGNGSSIFISSFADFETVGDITFNTGNGGLIGGPSVTDPTARFFIDSMGTVTFTGDNNDAITFGGQELFIRAREVDIRAGARIGAEFLAFNVVGNDNVTVIGGFDDTPGFTLTLNELGRIEAGNALFASSFDGLASDDILVRDTFVSGSLDDGVSSLVMLGGGTVRVEGNLVFQNAAPTDTFIISAPRLEVVTPGGIFMLDPQGTPSGIFNFLGNDFWMADAATIDQLRSDVAFDGRNDLLASVAAGSDSPIGYLAAGDVLLAVGNSLLVRNTGTASEPGGITVTGQLTIGGGFDLFGTDTAGTGDPVPIDVVAFGRRLNEDGTFTVGEEFFATVNFTNQDDGEGTPLTEYAEGSQLNNCDINTLECIEIDTGGGGGGGGGDDGDDGDDGEEEERKEILEEVEEEAPQAAAVTTEPVASAPVEQAEQDTNVEFGADFPGLLNASLMTEESSIDDPVASGGDIALYGSSEDDADGEEDGDEQ from the coding sequence ATGACCCGCTCGCACACGCGCCGCACGCCCCTGCTGCTTGGCGGAGCCGGTCTGGCGCTCGCCGCGGCGCTGGCCGCTCCGGTGGAAACCCAGGCCCAGGCCTTCAACGGCAATCCCTTTTTCGTGCGCGGAGGCGGGACCGTCGACCGTTCGGTCGCCGATCTCGACACGATCACGATCACGACCGCTACCGCCGTCATCGACTGGACGATGTTCGAGGACGGGTTCGGAAACGCGCTCACCTTCCTGCCCAACGGCCGGACCGCCATTTTCCAGGATGGTCCAGGACAGGGCGGCTTCGCGGTCCTCAACCGGATCTTGCCTTCGACCAATGGCAATGTCGTGGTGTTCGATGGCACCGTCATCTCGCGCCTGCAGGACGCGAGCGGCGGCTTTTCGAGCGGCGGAACGGTGGCGTTCTATTCGCCCTCGGGCATTCTGGTAGGCAGCAACGCGGTCTTCGATGTCGGCCAGCTACTCCTGACCACGCTGGATCCCAATCTCGACAGCTTCGAGAGTTACGCTTTCGGCGGTACGCTCGAACTGACGGGCACGCCCGGCACGACGGCTGGCGTAACCATCCGGCCCGGCGCCCAGATCATCGGTACGGGCGAGAACAGCTATTTCGCCGTCGCCGCCCCGCAAATCCTCATGCAGGGCGACGCCTACATAAACGGCTCCACCGCCTATGCGGCCGGCGAGCGGGTCAACCTGAGCTACGACAACGGGCTCTTCAACATCCAGATCCCTGTCGGCACCTCGGTTGCGACGCCGGTAAACCACACCGGTTCGACGGGCGGCCCGTCGAGCACGGGCACGGGCGACAACCATGTGATCTACGTGGTTGCCCGCGCGATCAATGACCCGGTTTCCATGCTGCTGAGCGGCAATCTCGGCTTCGACACGGCAGTGACGGCGGGGGTCGTAAACGGAGAGATCATTCTCTCGGCCGGCTACGATGTAAGCGGCACCTTCGTGTCTTCGAGCCTGGTGGACGAGAACGCGGTCGAGGAATCGATCTCGATCATCGGCAACACCAACCTGACGTCGAATGTGACCGCCTCGGCGACGGGCCGTTTCTCGACCAACAGCTTCAATGGGCCGATCAACTTTGCTGGCGACCTCACGGTGCGGGCGTCGCGCGAGATCGCGCTCATCGCCCAGAGCGCGCATGACCTGAGCGTTGGCGGCATCGCCACTCTTAACTCGCGTGGTACGATTGCGGCCAACGGTGACGTCACCGGCGGTGTCGTCACCCTGTCAGCGCGCGACGGAGCGCTCCTGTCGATTGCAGGAGACTTGCTGGCCGACGCCACACCCGACCAGCGCGATGGCGCGGCTTTCGGCGGCGATATCAGCCTGCTCGCCGACAACGGGACCTTGAGTATTGGCGGTTTCACCCGCCTGAGCGCACAGGCAAACAACCATTTCCCGTCAGGCGAGCTTGGCGACGGGCTTGGCGGGAACATCCTGCTGCGTTCGCAGAACAGCGGCGCCATCGACATTGGCGGCTACCTGATCGCTGACGCCAGCGCCTTCGGCAACGGGCTTGCTGGACGCCGGGCGCAAGGTGGCACGGTCCGGCTCCTGACCCGTACCGGCGGATCGATCGGGGTCACCGGCTTTGCCAATCTGTTTGCTCAGGCAAGAGGGGGAACTGCCGACGGCAGCGAGGGGGTTTTCGACGGCGGCGCCGGGATCGGCGGCCTGGTCGAGGTCTTCGCAAACACCGGCACGATCGATTTCGGCAGCGACCTGCTGTTGAGCGCCCAGGGCACCGGCGGCATTGGTGCGAACGGTCCGGGGGATTTCGGGGGTCTTGGCCAGGGCGGCCAGGTGTTCCTGCGGTCGATCGATGGCGAGATCAACGCCTTCGGTGGGACCACGTCTCTGCGCGCCAGTGGTTTCGGGCGAGAGGGCGGATCGGGCGGCGACGGCGTTGGCGGCCTTGCGCAAATCCTGGCTCGCGGCACTGGCACGATCGATCTTGCTGACGTCTCGATGGACTCAGATGGTGTCGGCGGCCTGGGGCTCGCGCTCGATGGCGTGGGCGGTTTTGGGCTTGGCGGCGAAGCGCTCATCATGACGCAGGACCTGGGCGATATCATTCTCGCTGGAAACGCATTCGTGAGCGCAGGCGCGACCGGTGGTGACGGTGCATCGGGCGGCAATGCCACTGGCGGCATCGCGGGCATCTACGCGCAATTTGGCTCCATCGTGATCGACGGCAGCGCAAATGTCTCGAGCTTTGCCCGCGGCGGCGCGGCCTCGGTCGGGTTTGGCGGCACGGGCGGCAACGCTCTTGGTGGCACCTCTTACATCCAAGCCGATGGTTCGCAGGATGCCGCGGCCATCATCACCATCGCAGGCGATGCGAGCGTGAACGCGAGTAGCGTCGGTGGACGCGGCGGCGACGGCGATGGCTCGACCATCACGGCTGGACGCGGCGGCGACGGAACGGGCGGCACCTACCAGGGCACTCCCGGCTCGGGAGGCGCTTTCCTGCTGGCCGGCCGTGACAATGGCACGCTTTCGATTGGCGGTTTCGCGTCGGCCTTCTCCTACGGCCAGGGAGGTGCGGGCGGCATCGGCGGCCTCGGCCAGACCGGCGGCGACGGTGGCACAGGCATCGGAGGCAGCGCGCAGGCAGGGACCTTCAGCGGCCTTGGCGATGGCTCGCTCGGCAATGGCCAGGCGCTGTTCCAGAGCCTTGGGGTGAGCGCGAACGGCCTTGGCGGCAGCGGCGGAGACGGCGATGCCGGGCTTGGCAACGGCGGGTTCGGCCAGGGCGGATTTGCCGCGGTGATCGCCCGCGATTCGCTGGTCGATGCGGTATCGATCTCGATGAATGCGAATGGCCTCGGCGGCTTCGGGGCAACCGGCGGCGATGCCCTGGGCGGCGAGTCGCGTCTGCAGGTCCTGTCGGGAACCCTCAATGCCGACGGCATTCAGGGGTTCGCGCAAGGGACTGGAGGAAGCGCCACCAGCGGCAACGGCGGTGCAGGCACGGGTGGGACGACGCGCATCGACGTCGATTCCGATCTCTCCGTCGCGGGATCGATCAGCCTCTACGCATCTGGCCGCGGCGGCTTTTCTGACAGCGGAGCCGGTGGTGCCGGACAGGGCGGCATCACGCGCCTCACCGCGCGATCGGGTTCGAACGTGCAGGTTGACAGCTTCGCCTTCCTCCAGAGCGATGGTGCGGGCGGGCAAGGCGCGACCGGAGGCGAAGGTCGGGGCGGATCTGCGCTTGCCGACATCATTGAGGGATCGAGCGCCAACTTTGGAGGCCTCAACCTCAACACGAGCGGCCGAGGTGGATTCGGCAGCGTTGTCGGAGGCCTTGGCGTCGGCGGGGATTCGCGCCTGCTTGTTCGCGACGCGAACCTCTCGGTCACCGGAAACACGATCATCACGAGCAGCGGCAATGGCGGTGACAGTTTCGACCAGGGCGATGGTGGGACCGGATACGGCGGGCGAGCTCAGGTCGTGGTTGATGGTGCGGATGCATCGATAGGCGGACAGCTGTTTGTTTCCGCATCCGGCAGCGGTGGGTTCACCAATTCTGCTTTCGGAGGCGATGGGGGCGACGGCTTTGGCGGGCGCTCGGTCGTTAGCGTGAACGGGAATGGCGACCGCCTGGGGACCTTGTTTGTCGGCGATACTCTTTCCGTGTCGAGCTTTGGCCAAGGTGGCCAGGGCGGGGATGGCGATGGGAATGGCATTGCGGCCGGCAACGGTGGGTCAGGGTCCGGTGGCCGCGGCGATCTTGCCAGCCTGATAGAGCCAAGTTTGGGGACCGGAGCGTTCCTGACCGTCAATGCGGATTATGGACAGGTGACCGTGTCCGGCTCCGCCTCGGTTAACAGCCAAGGCTTCGGTGGCCGCGGTGGTGATGCGCCGAATGGTTTTGCAGGCGGGAACGGCGGGGATGGTTTCGGCGGCGATGCTATCGTCGGTCTCACCAATCCGTCCGCTGGTGGCCCCCTTCTGGGAACATTGAGCTTTGGCTCCCTCAACGTTGGCGCCAGGGGCTCGGGCGGTTTCGGCGGAGTGGGTGACGACGGGCGCTATACCGGTGACGGAGGTGACGGTGTTGGCGGCTACGCCTTGGTGACCAGCCGAGGAGGATCGCTCTCGTCAGACACTGTCGGAGTGAACAGCAACGGCAGTGGCGGTTTCGGCAGCACCGGCGGCATGGGGATGGGCGGCCAGGCCGGCATGGCCACGAGTGTTGGTGGCACGATCGATGTCGGCAATTACCAGGCACAGGCTTGGGGCGTCGGCGGGCAAGGTCAGGACGGCCGCGGTGGCGATGGCACTGGCGGGATAGCCTTCCTCGGATTCCAAGATGGCACGACGACCATTACAGGCTTCGCGAGAGTCCAGGCCATCGGCGTCGGAGGTTCCTCATTCGAGGGTGACGGCGGCGACGGGACGGGCGGAACCGCCAATATCTCGATCTTTACCGGCCAGCCCGGCATCGGAAGCGTCGCCGGCGAAGCAAGCATCAGCGCCAATGGCTTCGCGGGCGCGGCCCAGTCAGCTACTGGCACTAGCGGCGTCGGTACCGGTGGGCTCGCTTATGCGCGGGCGCAGGCCGGCGGGCAGATGAGCTTCGGCGAGTTGAGGATCACAGCGGGCGGCATTACTGCCCTGGCTCCGGACGGCACGCAGGCTGGAACTGGCGTGGGCGGGCTCGCCCAGGTCTTCTCGCAGACGGGCGGCCAGATCTCGGCAGACTTCCTCGAGATGAACGCGGAAGGCGGCAATACGGCCGGTGTCTTCGAAATCCTCGCTACGGGCGGCAACATGGAGTTTGGGCAGATAGCGGCGCGAGCGCCGGGCGCCGTATCGGGCGGCACCTCGCGCGTTCAGGGCAATGGCAGCAGCATCTTCATCTCCAGCTTTGCGGACTTCGAAACCGTCGGTGACATCACCTTCAACACGGGCAACGGCGGGCTGATCGGCGGGCCGAGCGTGACCGACCCGACCGCCAGGTTCTTCATCGACTCGATGGGCACGGTCACCTTCACCGGCGACAACAACGACGCCATTACCTTCGGCGGGCAGGAGCTTTTCATCCGCGCACGCGAGGTGGACATTCGTGCAGGGGCCCGGATCGGGGCGGAATTCCTCGCCTTCAACGTCGTCGGGAACGACAATGTGACGGTGATCGGCGGCTTCGACGATACGCCGGGGTTCACCCTGACGTTGAACGAACTTGGCCGGATCGAAGCGGGCAACGCGCTCTTCGCGTCGTCCTTCGATGGCCTCGCCTCCGATGACATCTTGGTGCGCGACACCTTCGTATCGGGCTCGCTCGACGATGGTGTATCCAGCCTGGTCATGCTGGGCGGCGGCACCGTGCGGGTCGAAGGGAACCTGGTGTTCCAGAACGCGGCACCGACCGACACTTTCATCATATCCGCACCGCGGCTCGAGGTGGTAACGCCGGGCGGCATTTTCATGCTCGATCCACAAGGTACGCCGAGCGGGATATTCAATTTCCTTGGCAACGATTTCTGGATGGCCGATGCGGCCACAATCGACCAGCTCCGCAGCGACGTTGCGTTCGACGGACGCAACGATCTGCTCGCAAGCGTGGCAGCGGGCAGCGACAGCCCGATCGGCTACCTTGCAGCGGGGGATGTGTTGCTCGCGGTCGGCAACAGCCTGCTCGTGCGCAACACCGGTACGGCTTCCGAACCGGGAGGCATCACGGTCACCGGACAGCTCACGATCGGTGGCGGCTTCGACCTGTTCGGCACGGACACTGCGGGCACCGGTGATCCTGTTCCGATCGACGTCGTGGCTTTCGGCCGCCGCCTCAACGAGGACGGGACCTTCACGGTTGGCGAGGAGTTCTTCGCCACGGTCAACTTCACCAACCAGGACGATGGGGAGGGGACCCCGCTCACCGAATACGCCGAGGGCTCGCAGCTCAACAACTGCGATATCAACACGCTCGAATGCATCGAAATCGACACCGGTGGCGGAGGCGGCGGAGGCGGCGGAGATGATGGCGATGATGGGGACGACGGCGAAGAAGAGGAGAGGAAAGAGATCCTCGAAGAGGTCGAAGAAGAGGCACCTCAGGCCGCAGCCGTGACCACAGAGCCCGTCGCTTCGGCACCGGTCGAGCAGGCCGAGCAGGACACCAATGTGGAATTCGGCGCGGACTTCCCGGGCCTGCTCAACGCCTCGCTCATGACCGAGGAAAGCAGCATCGATGATCCGGTCGCGAGCGGCGGCGACATCGCGCTTTACGGTTCAAGCGAAGATGATGCCGATGGCGAGGAGGATGGCGATGAGCAGTAA
- a CDS encoding ShlB/FhaC/HecB family hemolysin secretion/activation protein, whose amino-acid sequence MPSRGDLTPPQARETVRPATTLTIDGGLERAPCALDAPDLADIKVTLRGVRFVGAEKAPDVALAGAYENYLGRELPISVLCDVRASANQRLQDAGYLATVEIPAQRLANGDAELRIVFGRVTALRVRGEAGPSEALVASYLEPITQDEVFNTRRAERYLLLADDLPGVDVRLSLRPAIDGAPGELVGDIAVVRRRGAIDFNVQNFGAKSLGRFGGLLRGEVYDLTGLGDRTSIALFSTVDFHEQQTVQIGHDFAVGDQGARIFGQFTYSWTDPDLNLPRLDVESETLFATLGASYPLLRTRSESHVVSTGFDYVDQDLEANGVRLTRDRVRTVFLRLDSQYADPDSIAGAGGYTAFEPKIGASSSIEIRQGLDVFDASPDCRPVQRACIRAGVAPNRIEADPTPLLVRMEGQADYRPIPNLRFSLGASAQFTSDPLPAFEEFSAGNYTIGRGYDPGSVLGDSGYALSFEVGFGSLAPDGPDKVAWEGYLFTDMAWAWNEDPSRSPLNPDRLWSAGAGVRFAYGSAVQGDIAVAVPLEKPDLAVDRGDVRFLVSLTTRLFPWRF is encoded by the coding sequence GTGCCGAGCCGGGGCGACCTGACCCCGCCACAAGCGCGCGAAACGGTTCGCCCGGCGACGACGCTCACTATCGACGGCGGACTGGAGCGCGCGCCTTGTGCGCTCGATGCGCCCGATCTTGCCGATATCAAGGTAACGCTGCGCGGTGTCCGTTTTGTCGGCGCGGAAAAGGCACCCGATGTGGCGCTCGCCGGGGCTTATGAAAACTACCTTGGGCGCGAACTGCCGATCTCGGTTCTGTGCGACGTGCGCGCATCGGCCAACCAGCGCCTGCAGGATGCCGGCTATCTTGCGACGGTCGAAATCCCGGCCCAGCGGCTTGCCAATGGCGATGCGGAACTCAGGATCGTGTTCGGGCGCGTCACGGCGCTGCGGGTTCGCGGGGAGGCAGGGCCTTCGGAAGCGCTGGTAGCCAGCTACCTCGAACCGATTACCCAGGACGAGGTCTTCAACACGCGGCGCGCGGAACGCTATCTCCTTCTGGCCGACGACCTTCCCGGCGTCGACGTGCGCCTTTCGCTAAGGCCGGCGATCGATGGGGCACCAGGCGAGCTGGTCGGCGACATCGCTGTCGTGCGCCGGCGCGGCGCGATCGATTTTAACGTACAGAATTTCGGCGCGAAGTCGCTCGGACGGTTCGGCGGCTTGCTGCGCGGGGAAGTCTACGACCTCACGGGTTTGGGCGACCGGACGAGCATCGCTCTCTTCTCGACGGTCGATTTTCACGAACAGCAGACGGTCCAGATCGGGCATGATTTCGCGGTCGGCGATCAGGGTGCGCGTATTTTCGGGCAGTTCACCTACAGCTGGACCGATCCCGACCTCAATCTGCCGCGTCTCGACGTGGAATCGGAAACGCTCTTTGCGACGCTTGGCGCATCCTATCCGCTGCTTCGCACGCGTAGCGAGTCGCATGTGGTCAGTACCGGCTTCGACTATGTCGACCAGGACCTTGAGGCGAACGGCGTCCGGCTGACCCGCGACCGGGTCCGGACGGTTTTCCTGCGGCTGGATTCGCAATACGCCGATCCGGACAGCATCGCCGGCGCCGGGGGCTATACCGCGTTCGAGCCGAAGATCGGTGCAAGCAGCTCGATCGAGATCCGCCAGGGGCTGGATGTCTTCGACGCCAGCCCCGATTGCCGGCCCGTCCAGCGCGCCTGCATCCGGGCGGGGGTCGCCCCCAACCGGATCGAGGCGGACCCGACCCCGCTGCTCGTGCGGATGGAGGGACAGGCGGACTATCGACCGATCCCCAATTTGCGGTTCTCGCTCGGTGCCAGCGCCCAGTTCACGAGCGATCCGTTGCCCGCGTTCGAGGAATTCTCGGCTGGCAACTACACCATCGGCCGGGGTTACGATCCCGGCAGCGTGCTGGGCGACAGTGGCTACGCGCTGTCCTTCGAAGTGGGCTTCGGCTCGCTTGCCCCCGATGGACCGGACAAGGTCGCCTGGGAGGGCTACCTCTTCACCGACATGGCCTGGGCCTGGAACGAGGATCCGAGCCGCTCGCCGCTCAACCCCGATCGCTTGTGGTCGGCCGGTGCCGGGGTGCGCTTTGCCTACGGCAGCGCGGTGCAGGGCGACATCGCCGTCGCCGTCCCGCTCGAGAAGCCGGACCTCGCCGTCGACCGCGGAGACGTGCGTTTCCTCGTCTCGCTCACCACTCGCCTTTTCCCCTGGAGGTTCTGA
- a CDS encoding EAL domain-containing protein: MRSERDAVFAHRLLEVLDQTLSALHSLRNLGVRIALDDFGTGYSSLSYLRQFPFDKIKIDQSFVRDLAQQGNNAHAVIRAITTLADALSMETLAEGVEDEQQCQILREEGCGSIQGYLLSRPVRADVVRDMLEQSVRQKLLKAM; the protein is encoded by the coding sequence TTGCGCAGCGAACGGGACGCCGTGTTCGCGCATCGCCTGCTGGAGGTTCTCGACCAGACGCTATCGGCCCTCCACTCGCTTCGAAACCTCGGAGTCCGCATAGCGCTCGACGACTTCGGGACAGGTTATTCCAGCCTGAGCTACCTGCGTCAGTTCCCGTTCGACAAGATCAAGATCGACCAGAGCTTCGTGCGCGACCTGGCGCAGCAGGGTAACAACGCCCATGCTGTTATCCGCGCCATCACGACCCTCGCGGATGCGCTGAGCATGGAAACACTGGCGGAAGGCGTCGAGGACGAGCAGCAATGTCAGATCCTGCGCGAGGAGGGTTGCGGTTCCATCCAGGGGTACCTGCTGAGCCGCCCTGTCCGCGCAGATGTGGTCCGCGATATGCTGGAGCAAAGCGTGCGGCAGAAGCTGCTCAAGGCCATGTAA
- a CDS encoding acyl-CoA thioesterase, which translates to MSIANLLDPITAAGGETRFSGLENWMQGRTLYGGASALIAYTAAVRAFPDLPPLRAAQVAFVAPTGPEVELRREIVRQGRNVAQVRSEIWCEGKCTLTAFWLFGTEREANAVHDAAPVADWPGSPNEAELAMSGKGPAFIQNNFEIKRAQDMRGPGDPVVRRWARLTDREGLDPVSELILLGDVLPPGAMRAMQRQGPISSINWSFNLLEPAPETTDGWWLSENASQHAAHGYSSERLRLWNADGKQVLDGMQCVAVFG; encoded by the coding sequence ATGAGCATTGCAAATCTCCTCGATCCGATCACCGCTGCCGGCGGCGAAACGCGCTTTTCCGGGCTTGAGAACTGGATGCAGGGGCGCACGCTTTATGGCGGCGCTTCGGCACTGATCGCTTATACCGCCGCGGTGCGCGCTTTCCCCGACTTGCCGCCGCTGCGGGCTGCCCAGGTCGCCTTCGTGGCCCCGACCGGTCCGGAAGTGGAGTTGCGCCGCGAGATCGTCCGGCAGGGTCGCAATGTGGCCCAGGTACGCAGCGAGATCTGGTGCGAGGGCAAATGCACGCTGACCGCCTTCTGGCTGTTCGGGACCGAACGCGAGGCGAACGCCGTGCACGATGCCGCGCCGGTGGCTGACTGGCCCGGTTCGCCTAACGAGGCCGAGCTTGCCATGAGCGGCAAAGGCCCGGCGTTCATCCAGAACAATTTCGAGATCAAGCGCGCGCAGGACATGCGCGGCCCCGGCGATCCCGTGGTGCGCCGCTGGGCGCGCCTGACCGACCGGGAGGGCCTCGATCCGGTCAGCGAGCTAATCCTGCTCGGCGACGTCCTTCCGCCCGGCGCCATGCGCGCCATGCAGCGTCAGGGGCCGATCAGCTCAATCAACTGGTCGTTCAACCTGCTCGAACCTGCGCCGGAGACGACGGACGGCTGGTGGCTCAGCGAAAACGCGAGCCAGCACGCGGCGCATGGCTATTCGAGCGAACGGCTGCGGCTGTGGAACGCGGACGGCAAGCAGGTCCTCGACGGGATGCAATGCGTGGCGGTGTTCGGCTAG
- a CDS encoding flavin-containing monooxygenase, translated as MANDAPRSCIIGAGCSGFTMAKRLADHGLPYDCFEMSDDIGGNWYFKNPNGASSCYQSLHIDTSKWRLAFEDFPVPQDWPDFPHHSQLLQYFHDYVDHFGLRETITFNTAVTDCERIEGGRWRVTLSTGEQREYDALCVANGHHWDARMPEYPGSFDGYQVHSHNYTDPFEPFDFRGKNVLVVGAGNSAMDISSELSQRPLAKKLMISMRRGIWVIPKYSDGVPMDKATLPAWMPAKLGRKLAQMKIKKLMGKPSDYGLPEPDHEPLEAHPSVSSEFLLRVGSGDIQPKGAIDRLDDDGVLFTDGSREPVDAIVWATGYNVTFPFFQQDALTPKENVFPLYKRMVKPGFENLFFLGLAQPLPTLVNFAEQQSKLVAAALTGRYEFPDEGEMAQVIEADERAYLGHFYDSPRHRMQVDFDSYVHDLLSEIEKGAKRAKQPA; from the coding sequence ATGGCTAACGACGCACCCAGGAGCTGCATCATCGGGGCTGGCTGTTCCGGCTTCACCATGGCCAAGCGGCTGGCTGACCATGGGCTTCCCTACGATTGCTTCGAGATGTCCGACGACATCGGCGGGAACTGGTATTTCAAGAACCCGAACGGGGCCTCGTCCTGCTACCAGTCGCTCCATATCGACACCTCGAAATGGCGGCTGGCCTTCGAAGACTTCCCGGTCCCGCAGGACTGGCCCGACTTCCCGCACCATTCGCAGTTGCTGCAATACTTCCACGACTATGTGGACCATTTCGGCCTGCGCGAGACGATTACCTTCAACACCGCCGTGACCGATTGCGAGCGGATCGAGGGCGGGCGCTGGCGGGTCACGCTGTCGACCGGTGAGCAGCGCGAATATGACGCGCTGTGCGTGGCAAATGGCCATCACTGGGATGCGCGGATGCCGGAATATCCCGGCAGCTTCGATGGCTACCAGGTCCATTCGCACAACTACACCGACCCCTTCGAGCCGTTCGACTTCCGCGGCAAGAACGTGCTGGTTGTGGGCGCAGGCAATTCGGCGATGGATATCTCGTCCGAGCTTTCGCAGCGTCCGCTCGCGAAGAAGCTGATGATCTCGATGCGCCGGGGGATCTGGGTGATCCCCAAATATTCCGATGGCGTGCCGATGGACAAGGCGACGCTGCCCGCCTGGATGCCGGCCAAGCTGGGCCGCAAGCTTGCCCAGATGAAGATCAAGAAGCTGATGGGCAAACCGAGCGACTACGGCCTGCCCGAACCGGATCACGAACCGCTTGAAGCGCATCCGTCAGTCTCGAGCGAATTCCTGCTGCGCGTCGGTTCGGGCGATATCCAGCCCAAGGGCGCGATCGATCGGCTCGATGACGACGGGGTTCTCTTCACCGATGGCAGCCGCGAACCAGTCGACGCGATCGTCTGGGCGACCGGCTACAACGTGACGTTTCCCTTCTTCCAGCAGGACGCGCTGACGCCGAAGGAAAACGTCTTCCCGCTCTACAAGCGCATGGTGAAGCCGGGTTTCGAGAATCTCTTCTTCCTCGGCCTTGCCCAGCCGCTCCCCACACTCGTCAACTTTGCCGAACAGCAATCGAAGTTGGTCGCAGCGGCGCTGACGGGGCGGTACGAATTCCCAGACGAGGGCGAGATGGCGCAGGTGATTGAGGCGGATGAACGCGCCTACCTCGGCCACTTCTACGACAGCCCCCGGCACCGCATGCAGGTCGACTTCGACAGCTATGTGCACGACCTGCTGAGCGAGATCGAGAAGGGCGCCAAGCGGGCAAAGCAGCCCGCTTAG